The following is a genomic window from Theobroma cacao cultivar B97-61/B2 chromosome 10, Criollo_cocoa_genome_V2, whole genome shotgun sequence.
TGATTGATGAGGACTCAAGGGATAGTTTACATGTCCAACCAAAAAggtttataaaatttaattaatattactTTCAATATGCAACGTCAAATGTTAATTTCAAAGCTAATGATACTTcataattaaacttaaatcgagctttaaatttttatattaagatataaagaaaatcaatGGTCCTTAATGATGCCTTATAATACTAATTTCTCCTTATTCAATTGTTTAAAATCCTAAACCCATGAACCTATTCCAATTCATTTGTCAAGTGGGATACACATATATACCTTTTCACTTGGTATAAAACCCTTAGGATTCAagtaaaaaaaactttatcatAGTTGGTTAAACAATGAAGCCACATAAGAATATAACAGGCTTCCAAGGCTTGAGGGTTTGACAAATTTCACTAATAAATGGAATTGCCTTATCAATGAGAGTTCCTAATGGCAACTTCATCATACATAGCAATCAATACGTGCACGCAGTTCTTCTTCTTACTCCATTGGATAATCAAAAGCAAAATCAAAATGTTACCATATTTACATGGCAATCCATATTCCATGCAGAAAGATGGTGAGGCCGCATGTTGGAAGGTTCAATTGAGAGTATTTATAGGCACTGGTTAAGGTgttatttttcctttgtttgaTCTGTAGTGAGAGAGAACAGTTGACTGTGATCTACTGCCTTTTATCTTGGTTGATTACGAGATGGAAATTTCTTATGGAAACAAAAAACATGGAAAGAGCCTTACTTACAGATGATCTTTTTCGTAACTTTAAAAAGTGTTGGCTAGATTAGCAAGCATGCACTAATTTTAGTTTGGTTTTGGTGAACCTAACTACATGATTAATCACGCACCATATGTCTCAATTTTATTTAGATGATGATCAAAGCAACGAGGTcgaaaaggaaagagagataGACATGCGTCTAAATTATGTTTGTCACAAAAAAATACgtttaaaagaaattagaatGTTTTGAGATGTAAAGATGTTTAGTTTGTGACTACTCTACtagaattatatttaaaacttTCAATTGATTTATCACCACAAAGAAGGGACAAGGAAGAGGAAAGGCCTAAGTTGGTTTTTGTAATATATGCATTAGTTTAAGCTTTTAGAGGTTGAAGGTATCTTTCTTGAAGGCGAAAAAGATGTGAATATGGAGGAAGTTTTTGCACAACTAGATTGTGTATGCCATGTTGGAGACCTAGAAATTAAAAGAGCATCATTAATAAGTAAGCCCAAAGAAGTAATCCATGGGTCTAGTTTGGTGATAAACAAACTCAAAGCAACTTGACAAAGAAAGTGGTGGATCAGTACTATTGCTGCCTTGACTGTTGAGGATAGATCATGATTCGGTTGGTTTAGCTTTGGGTTAGAAAAGCCCCTCATTGTTAGTTCATTGACTGTAAAATTGGGCTTCACAAGTCATTTGGAATAATTTTGGGATTTTGGTCAATTTCATTTGAGTTTCAAGTGCTATCTTTTGGATTTTGGAAGATGGGATACATtgaaatgtatttttttagGAAAAGTTCATGaaataattctaaaaaaatgattaactaaaatttgtaaattggaAATCAAATTCGATAGTTGGTGGAtcagataaaaataaataaataattagaaagttttcattcaattattttcaatagTAAAACTTCACTATCCTGGCCTGAGGAACTCACCTAAGTCTTGTCCTATGAAAGATTTCAATGTCCCATTATGTTGATCCCTTCATTTGTGAATCTTACTAGCTAGGTAATTCTTCGTGATAGTGTTTTTTGAGATATGATTAGGCAATTGAGGGAAGGGATTATACAATTTACAACTGACCCTAAATGGGTCATGCATGTCCATTTGTTTTGGGGCCTTGGGCCATGTTGGCTTGACAGCCCTATTCATGAGCTAGGTTTGTTATGgaattttttgtgttttctAGATATATAATTTTGGATTATATAATCGAAGGCAACagttaattttaattgattttaatcttgaaatgacaaaatattatattaattttcttgcTTAATCATTCTGacaagttttattttatataaatctTACCAAgacatttatattttatgtcaAACTAAACCTAATCTTTAAAATCACTTATCGagctaaaaaagaaaatacaatgtttttcttattgcaaatatttgttcttggacttaaaatataaatgaaatctatttttaaaagtcCACTCATCTAATTGTAAAATTGAAGAAGGTGCTGCTGCCCTCTTGATATGATTGATCCTTTGTCAAACTAAAGCTTCTTGGAATGCTGGCAAGCATAAAAGGATTGCTCATCTCTTTTAAGGGATTGATCCCCTTGAAAGCAAAAGTGATATTAAGTAGAGTAGAGAATCGATCCCTTAAGTTGTTTCAAGTTGTATAACGATTGGAATTTTGCAAGAAACAATGGCTCTTTCTCTCATTTAATGCACAATCCAACGTCTCCtaagttctttttttcaaGCAAATTAAGAGCATTAAGTGTTTAAGGTGAaaactttcaaattaattatagcCAAGTCTTTTTCATTATCTTCAAAGTTCTAATTGTATTCATTTGACAAATAGTCAGTCCCGAGACATTTTTAGTTTGTAAAACATTGTTGGATTATTTCACTTTTTTGAAGTTAAGGGGAGGGAAAActttaaaagaatttgtgagacTTGGTTCAAAAATTCCCTTAATCATGAGTGGATATTATAAAGTTTATACCCAAACtctgaaaaaaatatatgtaaaatTGAAGATATAGTGACAAGGGAAGCTAGTGAAGAGGATGTAGGTGAGGGCTGAACCTCTTGAATTTGATATCTCTTCTCaactcttttaatttattgctATCTTTATTGATGTCTCACAAGAATTTTATTAACATTAAAGTTTGCTTCAAATTTTGGTAAATTCAATTCACCTTTCTCTTAATTGGTTTTTTTAATCATTGGAGGTAACAAGTGGTACAATAGTATGCACTCTATTTCGTAAGTCTAAAAATATTAGAGTGATCCAATGGCTCAAAGATGTATGTTCAAAGAAGGACATTCTATCTACGAAGCATcaagaaatgatgattttggagTTTTGAGAAtggaagaaaagaatgaaAGTGTACATGTGGGTATAGGGTGTAGAGATATGATATATTGTAGAAAGAGGATGTAGAGCTCCTTCAAATGATGAAAATTGGGATAGGAAGCACATGAAGCAAATGTAATTAAgctaaataatattttctcatATATTGCCATGATTAGCATCGATCGGTTTCGACCACAATGACTCGATTGATCGGTGTCAATTAACTTATCGATTTATTGTCACTATGTTTTGAGGGATTGACTTGATTGTCGATGAGAAAACTTTTTCATTGACACTAATCGAAACATtgattatatgtatatatatatatatggaaacTTACATCCTCGGCTAAAGCTCCCCCATATAgccatttcctttttttgttgCTGTCATAGAGGTCATCTGTCATGTCGCTTGGAGTCGTCGCCTTTCATCTGCCAAGCTCATCTCCCCCATTTTTCCAAGTTTGGAGAAGGtgaattgtaattttatttttttgcaaatGTGTATCAACGGGGGATGTGTAAATGATGCAAACATTGCAATATTGTTAAATTAATGGACACTTTGTTATTTCATTTGACTTTGCAATGTTGTtaaatttactattttttaattaattcaatgACAAGGATCGACGTTGGAAACAGGGTGAATCGTAGGCAGGTAATTCGCAGCACAAAGCGAAAACCAAAGTATTTTAATTCACTTTTAACCCTCAAAAGACTTCTTGAAAACATAATGTAGTTAAGTTGTACTCTTATGACACTATGTCATTGTGTTATTGTAACTTGTTACAATGAGCTGACTAAACTAGGTCCTGCGTCTATTAAAGCCAAGGCCTTGGTCTAGTCCAGTCCATTAAACCTTCGTCCAAGGCTATCTCTTTCGTTTTTAGCTTGGGCTAGGTTCAATCCATTATAGCCCGTAATCGATTAACCGTTTGAGTATGATCGAATTTAGTTTACTTGCTTCGATGGTCGTTCAATATGCTATAGTAAATGTATGCTTTTCACACATAacaattaatttcatatagaAAAAAGTTGTTGATTATTTTAGGAAATCACAAATATGTTGAGATGTGGAAAAGACTAAActtattgtttaaaaatcttttttctgAAACTAATTATGCAACAAACTAACATAAGTTGCTCTAAAAATATCAAGATACAGCAACCACAAGAATGTTGGtacaaaatcatttttaaacaattaattatgcACCGATTAACATAAATCATTATGAATATGTTAAGATATTTCAGTCCACATAACAGCTTAATTGGGCGTAAATATTTACATGAGGGTTCAATTAATTGTAATAAAAAGATAGTATAATACCATTGTAATCTCTTACAAATCAACTTTTTGCCCCATTAAAGTGTTCAAAGAGGAACAAAAGAAGTCATGCTTATTTTAGCTACATCTGATAAAGGTTAATCAGCAACAGAAAACATATTTCTTCCAGCTGCTACAAGATAAAGGCCAAAACACATGGAAGTTTACTTGTATCAATGCATAATCATACATAAATCAAGTTTTCTACAGCCTAATGCTACTCTCTAATTcaaaaagagcaaaataaaACAGCAAATTCTAAGCACACACacaaacataaatatatatatatatatatatatattacaggACCCAGTAATTCCAGGAAACCTTATCCAAACAAAACGCAAGGTCACATTCCAATTGTTACACATACCTTTGCCACTTTCTGACGACCGTAATGAACCACTCATGTTTCCTTGTGGTGAAGTTGTATCCATGAGACAGTCCAATTATTAGCCCAACACCAAATCCTGTCAAAACTATCTTCCAACCAAACTTGAAAGAACTCTcaatttcttcatcttctttggAGATCAAAGGAGGTGGTGGCTGCAAGACTTCAGGATTTCCACAATTTTTTGACAAAGGGTATCCACACAATCTTGAATTTCCCTCGTACGAATCATTTTTAAAGGTTTCGAACTGTGCTCCTCTAGGTATAGGCCCTTCAAGATTGTTATAAGAGACTTTGAAGACTTCAAGGAAGTTAATGTTGGCTAGTTGCTGAGGGATTTGTCCCGATAGCTTATTTCGAGAGAGGTCCAAAGATTCAAGATTCGTAATTTCCCCCAATGATGATGGAATATGACCAGTGATATTGTTATTTGAAAGGTTAAGCATACGAATTAGCTTCAGATTGCCAATGACTTCAGGGATTTCACCTTGGAACTGGTTGCTTGACAAATCAGTAGCTGAGATGGAATCTGGAACTTTCTCATATCTTAAGTCTCTGTCTTTGTTAGCCAATGTAACtacataattataataattagaCCACTCATATCCTCTAGTTTGGAAGCTTGTATTTGCATTCATGTATGGGGATAAGCTGTTTGTATTAGCAAGTTCCATGGCAACCCAAATGTTTAAGTACTCAGATGGCAACTTACCCCTTAAACTATTATCTGAAAGGTCAATTACTTGCAACTTGGAGAATTCCGATTTGGCTTGAGGTTTCACTATCACACCATGCAATGCATTCGCTCTCAAGATGAGAACCTTAAGTTTTGGAAGAGTACCCAGCCAAGAAGGGAAGGTATCATTTATCAGATTGTTTCCGAGATTTAGAAATTCTAGCTTGGTACAATGGGCTAGTGACCTCGGTATTCTcccttttaattgattttggcTCAAGTCCATCATCCTTAACCCACAGCTCTTCGTATATGTTGAAGGAATAGCACCAGCAAAGTGATTATTTCGAAGGTTGAGTACTTCTAGAGAGTCACTTAGGTTGACTAAACATCGCGGGAGTATCCCAGTCAAGTTGTTATCAGACAAATCCAAGGccacaagaaaagaaagattgcACAGAATCGGTGGGATTTCTCCAGACAGTGAGTTATTTGAGAAATCATAATAGACGATGGAAGGTGGTGGGTGAGGCAGTGGTCCTCGGAACATGCTAGATTTAAGGTCGAAAAGCTCTAAGCTAGTCCATGGAAGAAGAACAGGAAGCTCCTCAAATCGTGTCAGAAAATTAAAGCTCAAATTTAAGTGCCAGAGAGTTTCTTTTCCCACGCGCAAAAACCATTTTGGTATTTGGCCATGAATGTTGTTGCCAGCAAGTTGCAAGACTTCCAATTCATCTTGACTACGCAGAAAATCTGGGAATTCAGATAAGTTGCAAAAAGCTAATCCTAAAACCTGGATCTTTGGAGCAGTGGCATTGATACCGACAGTGTTGAGCAGTGACAAGTTGTTCCTTGAAAGTCGGAGTCTGGTGAGATTTTTAAGCTCAAGAAATGAGTCCAACTTAAGAATTCCATTTAGTTGATTAACATGTAGATGAAGAAGTTCAAGATTCTCAAGCTTGAAGATTGATTCTGGAATCGGACCACTCAGAATATTTTTCTGGAATTTGATCTCAGTGAGCTTGGTTAGGTTTCCTATCCAAGGTGGAATCTGACCCTCTAATCTATTGGACCAGAGATATAAAGTAGTAATTTGGGTCAAATTTTTGAGAGCAGATGGGATCTTACCAGATAAACCGGTGTTTGATAGGTCCAAGCAAGTTAGATTGATTTGCGTACCAAGCCAAGACAAGGTTCCACGGTCGAAATTGTTGGTGGCAAGAGACAAATAAACAAGTTGGGTAAGATTGGCTATGAAAGAAGGGATTTCCCCAGAAAAATTGTTATCAGAGAAATCCAAAGTCATGAGCTGTTTCAGATTTCCAAGTGAAGGAGGAATAGGTCCCGAAAAGTTGTTAAGAGACAGATCAAGATAACTGAGTTCAGTAAGGTTACCCAGTGAACACGGTAACTTCCCTGAAAAATGGCAGTTGTAAATGTCCAAAAGTTCCAAGGACTTGAAGTTTCCAGATGATTCTGGCAGCTGTCCAAAGAAATTTGTGTTTGCAAGGCTTAATTCCAAAAGAGGGTGATTGCTCTGAATATTACGTAAATATCCAGTAAGCTTCGGATTGGACTGCAGGCTGAGAAACTGAAGAGCGGGTAACTCAAATATTCCTGTGGGAAACTCACCACGCAAGTCacaatttgataaaattaaagctttcaatgaagaaaattttgcTAAGATATTAGGTACCGAAGAAGAAATTCTGACATCAGTAAGATAAAGTCCTTGAAGTTTAGTTAACTTATCAAGCAGAGAGCTCAAGCCTGTATTCCGAAGCTTCAATGAGTTCCCTGACAGATCAAGGAGCTGTAACTCTGACAGCTCTAAGATCTCTGACGGTATTTGACCAGAGAACTCGGAGTAAGAGAGGTTCAGAGATGTCAGTCTTGAGAGATTCCTAACCTCAGAAGGAACTTTAGAATTTTTGAAGACATTGTCTGCGAGATTAAGCCTTTGAAGGTGAACAAGGTGGAAGAGGCTGCTGCTAGAATCGATTGAACCATTAAGATAACTACTTCCAAGGTTGAGGCCGGTTACATGACCAGTGCCGTTGTCGCACTCCACCCCATCCCACGAGCAGCAGTCACCACTTTCCCTCTCAAGTTTCCACGATTCAGTTTTCGCATGGGCATCAGGACTACTTGAGGCAGAGTTATTGATGACAAAGCTTTCCTTGAACTGCAACAATGCTGAGCGTTCATCAGGGTGGCACAGTGGCCGTACcgaagaaacaagaaaaaacaGTAAGAGTAAATTAAGCAAGCTGATTGAAATGGAGAGATACAAAGGTGATCCCATAATGATATCTCAATCCTTTATGCCCTCAACTCATCGGCACTGACTGAACCATTTGTAGACAATTGATAACAGATAAACACAGCGTCTTTCAAGCACACCAGAACGTAGAAAAGAAACTTTTGAAGTCTTTTGTGGTCAACATTGAAGACTTAAACGGTGAAGTCTATTCTAGCCTGTATTCATTTTGGCTATCTGTTTCCGCTGCATCAACTTTATCAAAGATTCCTCAAGGCAAGCTCCAGGAACCTGCGCGGTTCCTGAAACTGGTTGCTCAATGGTCCATGAGTCTCACGTTGAaactttatcattttataaaaggTCTTCAGCTTTTGAATATAACAACCTTCTTCGCACTGTCATTATAAAATTGATGAATGTCATAACGCCTTTGTGCCCCATTGCTAAAGTAGCATCATAATTTGGTTCGATACAACATAATGATTAGCAATAATTTTACTGAAAACAGGAAATAATGCATAACTTCTtaatggtttttattttttaaatttaaaggtTATGATAAACAAGGGTGCAGGGTTTCAGAATTGCCATAAAAGGACTAGAGACTGGATTGGTGAAATTTTCATCTTGTTAACCGGCATTAACCTCTCAAATAATGATTTTCAAGGTGACATTTTGAAGGTTATTGGCATTTCATGTTTGATCTGTCAAACtctaaaattgtaaaaaataacaatatatatatatatatatatgtgtgtgtgtgtgtgtgtttgcAGGCGTGTCCCCGTGCCCTACTTGCATTATTGGCAGTGCAAACAAGCTAGTTCTATCAATTAGGCCTTCTTGCTTTTTTACTAACCTAGTCAATACTGCATGTCCCCATGCTGCAAAACCGTGTCCCCGTACCCTATTTGCTTAATTGACGGTTCAAAGAAGCTAGTTCTAGCATTCAGGTCTACTTGCTTTTCTCCTATTTTAACTACCCCAGTCAATACtgcaaattttatatatatatagggcGTGTCTCCGTAATACAAAACCGTGCGTGTCCCTGTAGCCTATTTGCTTTTTTGACAGTGCAAGCAAACAAGCTAGTTCTAACGTTCGTGTCTTCTTGCTTTCTCCTGTTTTTTACTAACCTAGTCAATACTGCAAATTACTGTTGGTGTAGAGTTCTAATATGTTTCGGTGAGTGCACGTTGGTGGAGTCCATTCCAACTTGAGGcataaactttttcttttacgaCAAAAATGTTTTCATTAAAGTTACTTAAATGACTTGAAATTTCTTAACATGTGAGGAAACTTTATTTATctacttaaaagaaaaaacaatagTATCATTGatgaattcaaaattttacataaGATGTAGTTAAAAAggaattataaatataatcatattatatatatatatatgtatatatcaaatttcatatgtaaaataataaaagaaaattaaaaattgaaccTTAACTCCACCGGTGCAATGGTAATCATATATAAACCtctaagaaaaattaaaactttatttatgaaataagataaattgcaaaaaaaaaaatcatgttgcATATTCTAAAGgtgaaaaaaggaaagggaaaTACCATCCAATAGTCTAAAATCTTGGGTataaattttaagttgattaTTGTATAAGATAATTCGTATAGAGGACACTTTGGTTTGTGTGGTTGGCCATTGTCCAATAAATGTGGCAGTTATATAACtgaataaaattcataaatatatatttacttaaaaaaagaGTACATCCAAAAGGTGTTTAAACGATTTGAAACGTAAAGTCCGTGACTACTCTATTAGGGTTACACCTAAAACTTTCATGGTTT
Proteins encoded in this region:
- the LOC18587067 gene encoding receptor like protein 30, with the translated sequence MGSPLYLSISISLLNLLLLFFLVSSVRPLCHPDERSALLQFKESFVINNSASSSPDAHAKTESWKLERESGDCCSWDGVECDNGTGHVTGLNLGSSYLNGSIDSSSSLFHLVHLQRLNLADNVFKNSKVPSEVRNLSRLTSLNLSYSEFSGQIPSEILELSELQLLDLSGNSLKLRNTGLSSLLDKLTKLQGLYLTDVRISSSVPNILAKFSSLKALILSNCDLRGEFPTGIFELPALQFLSLQSNPKLTGYLRNIQSNHPLLELSLANTNFFGQLPESSGNFKSLELLDIYNCHFSGKLPCSLGNLTELSYLDLSLNNFSGPIPPSLGNLKQLMTLDFSDNNFSGEIPSFIANLTQLVYLSLATNNFDRGTLSWLGTQINLTCLDLSNTGLSGKIPSALKNLTQITTLYLWSNRLEGQIPPWIGNLTKLTEIKFQKNILSGPIPESIFKLENLELLHLHVNQLNGILKLDSFLELKNLTRLRLSRNNLSLLNTVGINATAPKIQVLGLAFCNLSEFPDFLRSQDELEVLQLAGNNIHGQIPKWFLRVGKETLWHLNLSFNFLTRFEELPVLLPWTSLELFDLKSSMFRGPLPHPPPSIVYYDFSNNSLSGEIPPILCNLSFLVALDLSDNNLTGILPRCLVNLSDSLEVLNLRNNHFAGAIPSTYTKSCGLRMMDLSQNQLKGRIPRSLAHCTKLEFLNLGNNLINDTFPSWLGTLPKLKVLILRANALHGVIVKPQAKSEFSKLQVIDLSDNSLRGKLPSEYLNIWVAMELANTNSLSPYMNANTSFQTRGYEWSNYYNYVVTLANKDRDLRYEKVPDSISATDLSSNQFQGEIPEVIGNLKLIRMLNLSNNNITGHIPSSLGEITNLESLDLSRNKLSGQIPQQLANINFLEVFKVSYNNLEGPIPRGAQFETFKNDSYEGNSRLCGYPLSKNCGNPEVLQPPPPLISKEDEEIESSFKFGWKIVLTGFGVGLIIGLSHGYNFTTRKHEWFITVVRKWQRYV